A stretch of DNA from Solenopsis invicta isolate M01_SB chromosome 5, UNIL_Sinv_3.0, whole genome shotgun sequence:
CACTGttctttgataaaaattctCCTCTAGAGAGTGTATCAATCTCTGAATGGAAGTAGAATCGCTGGATCGTCTGGATCCAAAAGAATTTGGATGCTTCTACCTCCTTAGTAGTAGCGGTGCGTGATGTACTTAGATTCGTGTTCCTTTTGAAGCGAGCAACGGCTCTCTGGCATAAAGCCGTGACACGAAAAAGCTTGGTTAGGTTGGAAAATTTACATAGTAGATCCCATAGTTCTGAGCGCCTCCTTACTGTGTTGGACCTTGCAGGTCGTTCTTCAGGAATCTCGGGTTGCTTGCTTGATGACGCCATGACGGGCCACTCTTCCGATGCTTGCAACAACCAAAGTGGACCTGTCCACCATATGGGCAGCTCTGCCAGTTGAGAAGGGGTTAACCCTCTGGTCGCTAAGTCAGCAGGATTTTCTGTCCCCGGTACAAACCTCCACTTGGCTTGAGGAAGAGTATCTTGAATAAAGCTCACCCGATTTTGCACAAAATCCTTCCATCTAGAAGGATGATTACTTATCCAGGTATAAGTGATGGATGAATCCGTCCACAGGAATATAGGTATGTTTGGAAACGTGAAAACATTAAGTATATGTGACACTAGTCTAGTTAATAGACAGGCTCCAGACAACTCTAACCGAGGAATGGTTAGCTTTTTCAACGGAGCTACCTTAGTTTTCGATGCTAAAAGCGTGGTTCGAATAGCCCCTTGAGTAGTAACCACTCTGATGTACACCGCGGCAGCCAATGCCTGATTAGATGCATCACAGAAGCCATGAATTTCAATCGAGTAGCTCGAAGTGTAATTCACCCAACGAGGGAATGTAAGCCGAGGTAAATCCTGCAGACTTTCAGTAAATTGCAGCCATCGTCTTGTCACTGAATCAGGCAAAGGATCATCCCAATCCATCTTTAGTATCCATAGTTCCTGAATAATAATCTTGGCGGTAATGATGACGGGTGATAGGAAACCGAGCGGATCGTACAGCTTCGCAATATTCGATAATAATGTTCTCTTCGTAAATGATGTAGACACAGGTATATTCAAGGAGAATTGAAATGCGTCTGTAGCTGGTTGCCAGCACAGCCCGAGCGTGTTAACAGAAAGATCCCCGCTAATATTGATCGTGGTGGCCTCTATGCGACTATCCTCTGGAATAGAATCCAACACCGACGAATGGTTGCTTATCCACTTCCGTAATTTAAAGCCGCCCGCCATGCAAATCCCAGTCAATTGCTGAGCGACTTCTTTTGCCTGATCGATCGAGTCTGCTCCACCAAAAATATCATCCACATATCTTCCTCTCTTCAACACAGGTACCGCTAATGGGTATTTCGATCCTTCGTCCTGCAAAAGTTGAAGGAATACTCTTAAAGAAAGGTAAGGAGCACAAGCAAGTCCATAGGTCACCGTTGTTAATTCATAGGTGCGGAAACCCTTTACAGCATCCCTCCACAATATTCGCTGAAAGGCCCAATGGTCTGAATGAACCTTTATTTGCCTGAACATTTTCTCCACGTCGGTAGTGAAAACGTAACGAAACAACCGGAACCAAATTAGCACGTCAAAAAGATCGTTTTGCAACTTAGATCCCGTATGAAGGATATCGTTCAAGGAATATCCTGTGGTGGTGGGACTGGATCCGTTAAACACGACTCTCAATTTTGTCGTGAGACTTTGCTCCTTCCAGACGCCATGATGTGGAAGGTAATAGCTATGAGGGGGTGATGCTAGACTTTCGTCAACAATTTGCATATGTCGTAACCCTTCATATTCAGAAATGAAATTCGAGTATTCTTGAGAATAACTCTCGTTCTGATTTAAACGGTCCAATAATTTGGAAAGTACTTTTGCTGCCTTTGTATAAGAGTCTCCCAATAGACTTACGGATTTCTTGAAAGGAAGTTTAACTATGTAACGGCCTCTTTGATCTCTCGAATGTGTGGTTAAGAAATGTTTCTCACATTCTTGTTCCTCTAATGAGAGGTGAGATTTCATACTCAAAGGTATCTCCTCCAAGGTCCAGAATTGACGTATAAGATTGTAAAGATCTACATCATTAGCGACGTGATATCCATGTACCATGGGTGAACTGGTCCCCTCTTCGGCCAGTCCAGAGACAATCCACCCTAAATGTGTTCGTTGTGCAATAGGAGAGTCCTCTGATCCCTTGACAACTCCATCCAAAAGGATTCTTCCGTAAACATCGGCTCCAAGTATTAGGTCAATGGATCCGGGGCGATAATATTCCGGATCAGCCATCTCAA
This window harbors:
- the LOC105202162 gene encoding uncharacterized protein LOC105202162; amino-acid sequence: MADPEYYRPGSIDLILGADVYGRILLDGVVKGSEDSPIAQRTHLGWIVSGLAEEGTSSPMVHGYHVANDVDLYNLIRQFWTLEEIPLSMKSHLSLEEQECEKHFLTTHSRDQRGRYIVKLPFKKSVSLLGDSYTKAAKVLSKLLDRLNQNESYSQEYSNFISEYEGLRHMQIVDESLASPPHSYYLPHHGVWKEQSLTTKLRVVFNGSSPTTTGYSLNDILHTGSKLQNDLFDVLIWFRLFRYVFTTDVEKMFRQIKVHSDHWAFQRILWRDAVKGFRTYELTTVTYGLACAPYLSLRVFLQLLQDEGSKYPLAVPVLKRGRYVDDIFGGADSIDQAKEVAQQLTGICMAGGFKLRKWISNHSSVLDSIPEDSRIEATTINISGDLSVNTLGLCWQPATDAFQFSLNIPVSTSFTKRTLLSNIAKLYDPLGFLSPVIITAKIIIQELWILKMDWDDPLPDSVTRRWLQFTESLQDLPRLTFPRWVNYTSSYSIEIHGFCDASNQALAAAVYIRVVTTQGAIRTTLLASKTKVAPLKKLTIPRLELSGACLLTRLVSHILNVFTFPNIPIFLWTDSSITYTWISNHPSRWKDFVQNRVSFIQDTLPQAKWRFVPGTENPADLATRGLTPSQLAELPIWWTGPLWLLQASEEWPVMASSSKQPEIPEERPARSNTVRRRSELWDLLCKFSNLTKLFRVTALCQRAVARFKRNTNLSTSRTATTKEVEASKFFWIQTIQRFYFHSEIDTLSRGEFLSKNSVLLRLNPFLDGRGLLRVGGRLQRSLLTFSEQHPLIIPRESPLTDLIVADAHTKTLHGGTQLTLAYIRTHYWIIGGRVPVKAFILKCVTCARFRQERAQQLMGQLPKERVTPARPFTHTGIDYAGPFTVKTWKGKNARTYKAYIALFVCYSSSAVHLELVTDYTADTFIAAYKRFTARRGICTTLSSDCGTTLKGADTELRRLFTQSTKESEKLAILLANDGTEWKFNPPAAPHFGGKWEAGVKSVKYHLNRVVGTTLLTYEEFTTLLTQIEAALNSRPLSPLSEDPEDLNPLTPGHLLMGCAPTVIPEPSTETIKTSHLSRWQLIRQMLESFWTRWSKECLQRYYARYKWNKPTPSLREGTLVLVVDERYPPAKWPLGRIIQVHPGKDGLVRVVTVRTQTSVLKRPITKICPLPVIHETL